One window of the Thamnophis elegans isolate rThaEle1 chromosome 6, rThaEle1.pri, whole genome shotgun sequence genome contains the following:
- the DDX3X gene encoding ATP-dependent RNA helicase DDX3X isoform X2 — MSHVAVENALGLDQQFAGLDLNSSDSQSGGGTASKGRYIPPHLRNREASKQGFDGGWNAARDRDAYSSFGARSERGSGKSSFFTDRGNGSRGRYDDGGGKCSSDFDGIGSRGDRSCFGRFDRSGNNRWCDKNDEDDWSKPLAPSERTEQELFAGGNTGINFEKYDDIPVEATGNNCPPHIESFSDVDMGEIIMGNIELTRYTRPTPVQKYAIPIIKDKRDLMACAQTGSGKTAAFLLPILSQIYTDGPGDALRAMKENGRYGRRKQYPISLVLAPTRELAVQIYEEARKFAYRSKVRPCVVYGGADIGQQIRDLERGCHLLVATPGRLVDMMERGKIGLDFCKYLVLDEADRMLDMGFEPQIRRIVEKDTMPPKGVRQTMMFSATFPKEIQMLARDFLEEYIFLAVGRVGSTSENITQKVVWVEDLDKRSFLLDLLNATGKESLTLVFVETKKGADSLEDFLYNEGYACTSIHGDRCQRDREEALHQFRSGRSPILVATAVAARGLDISNVKHVINFDLPSDIEEYVHRIGRTGRVGNLGLATSFFNDKNINITKDLLDLLVEAKQEVPSWLENMAYEQHHKGGSSRGRSKGRFSGGFGARDYRTSSSSSSSGGGSSFGSSRASSGRSGGTGGGGGHGGSRGFGGGYGGFYNSDGYGGNYNSQGVDWWGN; from the exons ATGAGTCATGTGGCAGTGGAAAATGCCCTCGGTCTAGATCAGCAG tttGCTGGTCTAGACTTGAATTCCTCAGACTCTCAGAGTGGAGGAGGAACAGCAAGTA AAGGCCGGTACATTCCTCCTCATTTACGAAATAGAGAAGCTTCAAAGCAGG GATTTGATGGTGGatggaatgctgccagagacagGGATGCATATAGTAGCTTTGGTGCAAGAAGTGAACGTGGATCAGGAAAATCAAGTTTCTTTACTGACCGTGGCAATGGCTCAAGAGGAAG ATATGATGATGGCGGTGGAAAATGCAGTAGTGATTTTGATGGTATTGGAAGTCGTGGTGATAGGAGTTGCTTTGGTCGATTTGATCGTAGCGGAAACAATCGTTGGTGTGATAAAAATGACGAAGATGATTGGTCAAAACCACTTGCCCCAAGTGAACGTACGGAACA GGAGCTGTTCGCTGGGGGGAATACAGGCattaactttgaaaaatatgatgACATTCCAGTTGAGGCAACAGGCAACAACTGTCCTCCACACATTGAAAGT TTTAGCGATGTTGACATGGGGGAAATTATCATGGGGAACATTGAACTCACCCGCTACACTCGACCTACTCCTGTTCAGAAATATGCTATTCCTATCATCAAAGACAAAAGAGATCTGATGGCTTGTGCCCAGACAG GTTCTGGGAAAACTGCTGCATTCCTTCTTCCCATATTGAGTCAGATATATACAGATGGTCCAGGTGATGCTTTGAGAGCCATGAAG GAAAATGGAAGATATGGGCGTCGTAAACAATACCCAATTTCATTAGTTTTGGCTCCAACAAGAGAATTGGCAGTGCAGATATATGAAGAAGCTAGAAAG TTTGCCTATCGTTCCAAAGTCCGTCCTTGTGTTGTATATGGTGGCGCTGACATTGGCCAACAGATACGTGACTTGGAACGTGGTTGCCATTTGCTTGTGGCAACTCCAGGCCGCCTTGTAGATATGATGGAGAGGGGAAAGATAGGCCTGGACTTCTGCAA atACTTGGTTTTGGATGAAGCTGATCGTATGCTTGACATGGGTTTTGAGCCTCAGATTCGTCGTATTGTTGAAAAAGATACTATGCCACCAAAGGGTGTCCGTCAGACAATGATGTTTAGTGCTACTTTTCCAAAGGaaatccag ATGCTTGCTCGTGATTTCTTGGAGGAATATATTTTTCTGGCTGTTGGCCGAGTTGGCTCTACATCTGAGAACATCACACAGAAAGTAGTGTGGGTGGAAGACTTAGACAAAAGATCATTTCTGCTTGATCTCTTGAATGCCACAG GCAAGGAATCCTTGACTCTGGTGTTTGTAGAGACTAAAAAGGGAGCTGATTCTCTGGAGGATTTCCTGTACAATGAAGGATATGCTTGCACCAGTATTCATGGTGATCGCTGTCAGCGAGATAGAGAAGAAGCATTACATCAGTTCCGCTCTGGCAGAAGTCCCATCTTGGTTGCCACTGCA GTAGCGGCACGAGGACTGGATATTTCCAATGTTAAACATGTCATAAATTTTGATTTGCCAAGTGACATAGAAGAATATGTGCATCGCATTGGCCGTACGGGCCGTGTAGGAAATCTTG GTCTTGCCACGTCATTTTTTAATGACAAGAACATAAATATCACAAAAGACTTGTTAGATCTGCTTGTTGAAGCTAAACAGGAAGTACCATCTTGGCTAGAAAACATGGCATATGAGCAGCATCATAAGGGCGGAAGCAGTCGTGGGCGTTCCAAAGG CCGCTTCAGTGGAGGCTTCGGTGCCAGAGATTATCGaacaagcagcagcagcagcagcagcggtggGGGCAGTAGTTTTGGCAGCAGTCGTGCAAGTAGTGGTCGCAGTGGTGgtactggtggtggtggtggtcacgGAGGTAGCAGAGGATTTGGAG GTGGCTATGGCGGCTTCTACAACAGTGATGGATATGGAGGAAACTATAACTCTCAGGGGGTAGATTGGTGGGGCAACTGA
- the DDX3X gene encoding ATP-dependent RNA helicase DDX3X isoform X1: MSHVAVENALGLDQQFAGLDLNSSDSQSGGGTASKGRYIPPHLRNREASKQDSPSWDSRGGNGYMNGYDRDSRMNGYDRDRGVFGSRGGSGRDDRGFDGGWNAARDRDAYSSFGARSERGSGKSSFFTDRGNGSRGRYDDGGGKCSSDFDGIGSRGDRSCFGRFDRSGNNRWCDKNDEDDWSKPLAPSERTEQELFAGGNTGINFEKYDDIPVEATGNNCPPHIESFSDVDMGEIIMGNIELTRYTRPTPVQKYAIPIIKDKRDLMACAQTGSGKTAAFLLPILSQIYTDGPGDALRAMKENGRYGRRKQYPISLVLAPTRELAVQIYEEARKFAYRSKVRPCVVYGGADIGQQIRDLERGCHLLVATPGRLVDMMERGKIGLDFCKYLVLDEADRMLDMGFEPQIRRIVEKDTMPPKGVRQTMMFSATFPKEIQMLARDFLEEYIFLAVGRVGSTSENITQKVVWVEDLDKRSFLLDLLNATGKESLTLVFVETKKGADSLEDFLYNEGYACTSIHGDRCQRDREEALHQFRSGRSPILVATAVAARGLDISNVKHVINFDLPSDIEEYVHRIGRTGRVGNLGLATSFFNDKNINITKDLLDLLVEAKQEVPSWLENMAYEQHHKGGSSRGRSKGRFSGGFGARDYRTSSSSSSSGGGSSFGSSRASSGRSGGTGGGGGHGGSRGFGGGYGGFYNSDGYGGNYNSQGVDWWGN, translated from the exons ATGAGTCATGTGGCAGTGGAAAATGCCCTCGGTCTAGATCAGCAG tttGCTGGTCTAGACTTGAATTCCTCAGACTCTCAGAGTGGAGGAGGAACAGCAAGTA AAGGCCGGTACATTCCTCCTCATTTACGAAATAGAGAAGCTTCAAAGCAGG ATTCCCCCAGCTGGGACTCTCGTGGAGGTAATGGCTATATGAATGGATATGATCGTGACAGCCGGATGAATGGCTACGATCGTGATCGCGGTGTGTTTGGATCCAGAGGAGGATCTGGACGTGATGACAGAG GATTTGATGGTGGatggaatgctgccagagacagGGATGCATATAGTAGCTTTGGTGCAAGAAGTGAACGTGGATCAGGAAAATCAAGTTTCTTTACTGACCGTGGCAATGGCTCAAGAGGAAG ATATGATGATGGCGGTGGAAAATGCAGTAGTGATTTTGATGGTATTGGAAGTCGTGGTGATAGGAGTTGCTTTGGTCGATTTGATCGTAGCGGAAACAATCGTTGGTGTGATAAAAATGACGAAGATGATTGGTCAAAACCACTTGCCCCAAGTGAACGTACGGAACA GGAGCTGTTCGCTGGGGGGAATACAGGCattaactttgaaaaatatgatgACATTCCAGTTGAGGCAACAGGCAACAACTGTCCTCCACACATTGAAAGT TTTAGCGATGTTGACATGGGGGAAATTATCATGGGGAACATTGAACTCACCCGCTACACTCGACCTACTCCTGTTCAGAAATATGCTATTCCTATCATCAAAGACAAAAGAGATCTGATGGCTTGTGCCCAGACAG GTTCTGGGAAAACTGCTGCATTCCTTCTTCCCATATTGAGTCAGATATATACAGATGGTCCAGGTGATGCTTTGAGAGCCATGAAG GAAAATGGAAGATATGGGCGTCGTAAACAATACCCAATTTCATTAGTTTTGGCTCCAACAAGAGAATTGGCAGTGCAGATATATGAAGAAGCTAGAAAG TTTGCCTATCGTTCCAAAGTCCGTCCTTGTGTTGTATATGGTGGCGCTGACATTGGCCAACAGATACGTGACTTGGAACGTGGTTGCCATTTGCTTGTGGCAACTCCAGGCCGCCTTGTAGATATGATGGAGAGGGGAAAGATAGGCCTGGACTTCTGCAA atACTTGGTTTTGGATGAAGCTGATCGTATGCTTGACATGGGTTTTGAGCCTCAGATTCGTCGTATTGTTGAAAAAGATACTATGCCACCAAAGGGTGTCCGTCAGACAATGATGTTTAGTGCTACTTTTCCAAAGGaaatccag ATGCTTGCTCGTGATTTCTTGGAGGAATATATTTTTCTGGCTGTTGGCCGAGTTGGCTCTACATCTGAGAACATCACACAGAAAGTAGTGTGGGTGGAAGACTTAGACAAAAGATCATTTCTGCTTGATCTCTTGAATGCCACAG GCAAGGAATCCTTGACTCTGGTGTTTGTAGAGACTAAAAAGGGAGCTGATTCTCTGGAGGATTTCCTGTACAATGAAGGATATGCTTGCACCAGTATTCATGGTGATCGCTGTCAGCGAGATAGAGAAGAAGCATTACATCAGTTCCGCTCTGGCAGAAGTCCCATCTTGGTTGCCACTGCA GTAGCGGCACGAGGACTGGATATTTCCAATGTTAAACATGTCATAAATTTTGATTTGCCAAGTGACATAGAAGAATATGTGCATCGCATTGGCCGTACGGGCCGTGTAGGAAATCTTG GTCTTGCCACGTCATTTTTTAATGACAAGAACATAAATATCACAAAAGACTTGTTAGATCTGCTTGTTGAAGCTAAACAGGAAGTACCATCTTGGCTAGAAAACATGGCATATGAGCAGCATCATAAGGGCGGAAGCAGTCGTGGGCGTTCCAAAGG CCGCTTCAGTGGAGGCTTCGGTGCCAGAGATTATCGaacaagcagcagcagcagcagcagcggtggGGGCAGTAGTTTTGGCAGCAGTCGTGCAAGTAGTGGTCGCAGTGGTGgtactggtggtggtggtggtcacgGAGGTAGCAGAGGATTTGGAG GTGGCTATGGCGGCTTCTACAACAGTGATGGATATGGAGGAAACTATAACTCTCAGGGGGTAGATTGGTGGGGCAACTGA